From one Eptesicus fuscus isolate TK198812 chromosome 3, DD_ASM_mEF_20220401, whole genome shotgun sequence genomic stretch:
- the LOC103289775 gene encoding small ubiquitin-related modifier 3: protein MSEEKPKEGVKTENDHINLKVAGQDGSVVQFKIKRHTPLSKLMKAYCERQGLSMRQIRFRFDGQPINEADTPAQLEMEDEDTIDVFQQQTGGSRAAGCLLGCGL, encoded by the exons GAGGGAGTGAAGACAGAGAATGACCACATCAACCTGAAAGTGGCTGGGCAAGATGGCTCCGTGGTCCAGTTCAAGATTAAGAGACACACCCCACTGAGCAAGCTGATGAAGGCCTACTGCGAGCGGCAG GGCTTGTCGATGAGACAGATTAGATTCAGGTTTGATGGGCAGCCAATTAACGAAGCAGACACCCCGGCCCAG TTGGAGATGGAGGATGAAGATACCATCGACGTGTTCCAGCAGCAAACAGGAGGCTCACGGGCGGCTGGCTGCCTCTTGGGATGTGGTCTGTAG